One Turneriella parva DSM 21527 genomic region harbors:
- a CDS encoding TolC family protein translates to MKTRLFTLVLLWNSIAGLSAEDAPAQPPAAAPAAVPEKSAEASFTIGGVNLTIQDAINIVLEKNLTLQSAKYDVVMSDTNARKLDKKFAPIVSAEGQHLGFSDSPLSSASRGYQYNGYLGISKLFATGTTVGGGYRYQQLHSEASNGFLGLPINQPATTSTFNGYFINVQQELLKNSFGYADRKQEKIANKQAEGQRAYTVNLLSGLVVQALTDYWQVTIQKSALENARLEEKSNRQVRAIVARNVSYGLGETYDLNNYNARVAMSTAKVSMTEQSLKNATRKLLRTVNMPVDTKVEGITNLVETLPSLDANAALKAAMEKRVDFKNAKIENEVAEMQTDLYGNQALPSLTAYFNYVSQGTNQFIQFPGFPAAGSLQSPQWQVGVKASYPLWDDEIKVNQRNAGMQLTQSRIKLQNLEQEIRDDVLTRLENVRLNFEVFQTSRTARKESEAFYNRMLARTRTGKLNFQLVGQALESMVASRQKELEALVNYNIALLQFDLAKNEIFERYNIDVEKILAKVK, encoded by the coding sequence ATGAAAACACGTCTCTTTACCCTCGTTCTGCTATGGAATTCCATAGCTGGACTCAGCGCCGAAGATGCGCCGGCCCAGCCGCCCGCCGCGGCACCTGCAGCTGTTCCCGAAAAATCGGCCGAAGCTAGCTTCACAATCGGTGGGGTCAATCTTACAATTCAAGACGCGATCAACATCGTGCTCGAGAAAAACCTGACGCTGCAGTCTGCCAAATATGACGTTGTCATGAGCGACACAAATGCGCGCAAACTCGATAAAAAGTTTGCCCCCATCGTCAGCGCAGAAGGGCAGCATCTGGGTTTCAGCGATTCGCCGCTTTCGTCAGCCAGCCGCGGATATCAATACAACGGCTATCTCGGTATTTCAAAGCTCTTTGCCACCGGTACAACGGTCGGCGGCGGTTATCGTTACCAACAGCTGCACAGCGAAGCCTCCAATGGCTTTTTGGGGCTGCCAATCAATCAACCGGCAACGACAAGTACCTTCAATGGTTACTTCATCAATGTGCAGCAAGAGTTACTCAAAAACTCGTTCGGTTATGCCGACCGCAAGCAAGAAAAAATCGCGAACAAACAGGCCGAAGGCCAGCGTGCTTACACCGTGAATCTTTTGTCAGGGCTTGTCGTGCAGGCGCTCACAGACTACTGGCAGGTGACGATTCAGAAATCTGCTCTCGAAAACGCCCGCCTCGAAGAGAAGTCAAACCGCCAGGTGCGCGCGATCGTCGCGCGTAACGTCAGCTATGGCCTTGGTGAAACTTACGACCTCAACAATTACAATGCGCGCGTCGCCATGTCGACGGCGAAGGTTTCCATGACCGAGCAGAGCCTCAAGAACGCGACGCGAAAACTGCTACGCACCGTGAACATGCCCGTCGACACGAAAGTCGAAGGTATCACGAACCTTGTTGAAACTCTGCCGAGCCTTGACGCGAACGCTGCGCTCAAAGCTGCAATGGAAAAAAGGGTGGATTTCAAAAACGCCAAAATCGAAAACGAGGTTGCAGAGATGCAGACCGATCTTTATGGCAATCAGGCACTGCCGTCGCTGACGGCTTATTTTAACTATGTCTCTCAGGGCACGAACCAGTTTATTCAGTTTCCCGGTTTCCCGGCGGCGGGTTCGCTGCAGAGCCCGCAGTGGCAGGTAGGCGTGAAGGCGAGTTATCCCCTTTGGGATGACGAAATCAAGGTCAACCAGCGCAACGCGGGCATGCAGCTGACGCAGAGCCGCATCAAACTACAGAACCTGGAACAAGAAATTCGCGACGACGTGCTCACCCGCCTCGAGAACGTTCGCCTGAACTTTGAAGTTTTTCAGACGAGCCGCACCGCGCGAAAAGAATCAGAGGCTTTTTACAACAGAATGCTCGCGCGCACGCGTACGGGCAAACTCAACTTTCAGCTCGTGGGGCAGGCTCTCGAGAGCATGGTCGCCAGCCGCCAGAAAGAGCTCGAGGCGCTTGTGAACTACAATATCGCGTTGCTGCAGTTTGATCTGGCGAAGAACGAAATTTTCGAGCGCTATAACATTGACGTCGAAAAGATTCTGGCAAAGGTAAAATAA
- a CDS encoding CoA-binding protein — MHTLVKYFRTMPPVALIGASNDSTKYGNIIFKDLKSKGYTVYPINPKATSIEGVPALKSLEELKEKTQVDLLVFVIPPKLTLESLHKAKELGYKKVWLQPGAADAAVAEYLDMHDFQYIIGACVMVESRDLVAVS; from the coding sequence ATGCATACGCTGGTTAAATATTTTCGCACGATGCCGCCGGTCGCGCTCATCGGTGCGAGCAATGATTCGACCAAGTATGGTAACATCATTTTCAAAGACCTGAAATCAAAAGGTTACACCGTTTACCCGATTAACCCGAAGGCAACATCGATCGAAGGTGTGCCCGCTTTGAAGAGTCTTGAAGAGTTGAAAGAAAAAACACAGGTCGATTTACTCGTGTTTGTGATACCTCCTAAACTGACGCTCGAGAGTCTGCACAAGGCAAAAGAGCTGGGTTACAAGAAAGTCTGGCTGCAACCCGGTGCGGCTGACGCGGCCGTTGCCGAATACCTCGACATGCACGACTTTCAGTACATCATCGGCGCGTGCGTCATGGTCGAGAGCCGTGATCTTGTCGCGGTGAGTTAA
- a CDS encoding NHL repeat-containing protein, with protein sequence MTVRQFIQLSAILLIVSAASQCAKGPTAVDSRVKTKLSLRLAGGAPISSPNTDEYNPHLLLGADNFLYLVFGSNRACNPEATCTAGLHYIFISRSITAFDGVNLPFFNSPVALRDGVNAGPGTAQQAKFAATINGSQVTVCVKSGANLECSTSLNATTGEVTIANIANSAHVTSTPIGVEAAGQKLIVLDGSNNAFEIGTSSGATALPGLNNASSAVGVREANSGYTDAYFVMGQFGTTASTKDAIVGPVVNLELALASSGLQLTTINSFFSSSAEGDLVLFSANDGLSDDMYVVTSHTAEQLWNTTGFFGPGVGGGPPPGTGEIDTMASIVYGQPNMTTANAGSTTQTTFSSPCDVSNDGTGLYVADQNNQRVMYFPGISTTASRVYGQANYMATATGLSDTTFAGNVCGVYTDMTGVFVTDLGGHRILFFAGTSTTATRVYGQGGLFTSGTATTTADGLSNPQGVASDATGVYIVDNGNHRVLFYSGTSTTATRVYGQVNATTAGGPNAGGFSASSLNAPRGIHADGTGVYVADVSNHRVLYYPGTSTVATRVYGQVDLTTNGGVNRGGAAGANTLNNPWFVKSDPYGVYISDSGNNRVLFYPGTSTTATQVFGQPNMTDSASNNGGVSATSLSSPLGLHVAPDGLYVADNGNQRVLFYPRL encoded by the coding sequence ATGACCGTTAGACAATTCATTCAACTTTCGGCGATATTGCTGATAGTGTCGGCTGCCAGCCAATGTGCGAAGGGGCCCACTGCGGTCGACTCGCGCGTAAAGACCAAACTCTCTCTGCGTCTGGCTGGGGGGGCGCCTATTTCCAGCCCAAATACCGACGAATACAACCCGCACCTTTTACTCGGCGCTGACAATTTTCTGTACCTGGTCTTCGGTTCAAACCGGGCATGCAATCCAGAAGCTACCTGCACGGCCGGCCTCCACTACATATTCATCTCGAGATCGATAACAGCCTTCGATGGCGTCAATTTGCCATTTTTTAATTCGCCGGTTGCGCTCCGTGACGGTGTAAATGCCGGGCCTGGGACTGCCCAACAGGCGAAATTCGCTGCGACGATTAACGGCAGCCAGGTCACGGTATGTGTCAAATCAGGCGCAAACCTCGAGTGTTCGACGTCGCTCAACGCAACCACGGGTGAAGTGACCATAGCGAACATCGCAAACTCAGCGCACGTAACTTCTACTCCGATTGGCGTCGAGGCTGCGGGTCAGAAGCTGATCGTTCTCGATGGCAGCAATAACGCGTTTGAAATCGGCACGAGTTCGGGTGCAACAGCGCTGCCGGGCCTCAACAACGCTTCGTCTGCCGTCGGCGTGCGTGAAGCGAACAGCGGTTACACCGATGCCTATTTCGTCATGGGCCAATTTGGAACGACGGCCAGTACCAAAGACGCCATCGTTGGGCCCGTTGTAAATCTCGAGCTCGCGCTCGCATCCAGCGGGCTTCAGCTCACGACGATTAACAGCTTTTTCAGCTCATCTGCTGAAGGTGATCTGGTGCTCTTCAGCGCGAATGATGGATTAAGCGACGACATGTATGTTGTCACCTCTCACACAGCCGAGCAACTCTGGAACACGACGGGGTTTTTTGGCCCCGGTGTTGGCGGTGGCCCTCCCCCGGGAACCGGCGAAATTGATACCATGGCTAGCATAGTCTATGGACAACCGAATATGACCACCGCGAATGCAGGCAGCACGACGCAGACGACGTTCAGCAGCCCATGTGATGTGAGCAACGACGGCACAGGCCTTTATGTCGCCGACCAAAACAACCAGCGAGTGATGTATTTTCCCGGCATCTCAACCACAGCGTCGCGGGTCTATGGGCAGGCCAATTATATGGCCACCGCAACCGGTCTTTCTGACACGACATTCGCCGGTAATGTTTGCGGCGTGTATACCGACATGACCGGGGTTTTCGTTACGGACCTAGGTGGCCACCGCATTCTCTTCTTTGCCGGCACATCCACAACGGCCACGCGGGTCTATGGCCAGGGTGGGCTGTTCACCAGCGGAACTGCGACGACCACTGCAGACGGTTTGAGTAACCCGCAAGGTGTAGCATCCGATGCGACGGGAGTCTATATCGTCGACAACGGTAATCACCGAGTGCTCTTTTATTCAGGCACTTCGACGACAGCTACACGCGTGTACGGCCAGGTAAACGCAACAACCGCCGGCGGACCAAATGCCGGTGGTTTTTCTGCGAGCAGTCTCAATGCGCCGAGAGGTATTCACGCCGACGGTACTGGGGTTTATGTTGCTGATGTCAGCAATCACCGCGTGCTCTATTACCCTGGCACATCGACGGTCGCTACTCGCGTTTACGGTCAGGTTGACCTAACGACGAACGGAGGCGTCAATCGAGGGGGAGCAGCGGGCGCGAATACCTTAAATAATCCTTGGTTTGTGAAATCTGATCCCTATGGAGTTTATATTTCTGACAGCGGCAATAACCGGGTGTTGTTTTATCCGGGTACTTCGACAACCGCGACGCAGGTTTTCGGGCAGCCGAATATGACAGATAGTGCCTCCAACAATGGCGGCGTTTCTGCCACTAGCCTGAGCTCGCCTCTGGGGCTACATGTGGCACCTGATGGCCTCTATGTAGCCGATAATGGTAACCAGCGTGTGCTGTTCTATCCGCGGCTCTGA
- a CDS encoding flagellar hook-basal body protein, whose amino-acid sequence MLRGIYTGASGMTAMQVKMDTVANNLANVDKTAFKEDVTIFRANPEVLIHRTRDDGVGWVPMGGFDISPLVGKLGTGSEVNEIFTRFDQGALKRTERDQDVAINGDGFFVVQSQAGPRLTRSGAFILDRNGMLVTPDGFPLMGEKGPIQVNHNNYIIKTNGEVWINQAVGNDPKNFTSKDVNQWENPVLLDTLQIRTVDHPRHLDKVGQSFYNTTPESGDMRPVDQVKAPEILQGFLEASNVNIVTEMVNMIEVQRMYEANQRAITTHDGMLGTLINQVLRV is encoded by the coding sequence ATGCTCAGGGGTATTTACACAGGCGCATCGGGCATGACCGCGATGCAGGTTAAAATGGATACGGTCGCGAATAATCTCGCAAACGTCGACAAAACCGCGTTTAAAGAGGATGTCACGATCTTCAGAGCCAACCCCGAAGTGTTAATTCACCGCACGCGTGACGACGGCGTGGGCTGGGTACCGATGGGGGGCTTTGACATATCGCCGCTCGTCGGCAAACTCGGCACGGGCTCTGAGGTAAACGAAATCTTCACGCGTTTTGATCAGGGCGCACTGAAGCGCACTGAACGCGACCAAGACGTGGCCATCAACGGTGACGGCTTCTTCGTGGTGCAGTCGCAGGCAGGCCCAAGGCTGACACGCAGCGGTGCCTTCATTCTCGACCGCAACGGCATGCTGGTCACACCCGATGGCTTTCCGCTGATGGGGGAAAAAGGTCCTATTCAAGTAAACCATAACAACTACATTATCAAGACAAACGGCGAAGTCTGGATCAACCAGGCGGTCGGCAACGACCCGAAGAACTTCACCTCGAAAGACGTAAACCAATGGGAGAACCCGGTGCTGCTCGACACGCTGCAGATTCGCACCGTAGATCACCCGCGCCACCTCGACAAAGTGGGCCAGTCATTTTACAACACCACCCCTGAATCGGGTGACATGCGTCCGGTTGATCAGGTTAAAGCTCCTGAAATTTTGCAAGGCTTTCTCGAAGCATCGAACGTCAACATCGTCACCGAAATGGTCAACATGATTGAAGTGCAGCGTATGTACGAAGCGAACCAGCGCGCGATCACGACCCACGACGGCATGCTCGGCACGCTGATTAATCAGGTACTTAGGGTCTAA
- a CDS encoding SBBP repeat-containing protein, whose amino-acid sequence MWFQRNFSSVAICSVALAFLGCSADNLLDTTVRESIAARQGAVISNVQITNAFTSTASTKNTATIAFDLSEKGKYSIVAGACESGSELVAKSNSEAGAVSVSISASSLSSGANSLKICYWEPVRGLLSDSYTVVLNRDDTAPTIVSSTPADNAVRADTDTNITIVFSEPVVLPGDTATGIAVSNNQGNVAGVATLNASGETLTFQPTVAFGYTKNIEVQILAGITDRAGNAVTAATRRFATRFTIQAGTLGSDMATALALDSSDNIYVVGTAEGSLNGEPYQTGARDAFLVKYDSYGQRTFTRMISSSSTLSSGNDSFQAVLVDTSGNIFTAGLSFGSTTITFDGITKFGSNDAFLMKYASDGTKLSTHLVGSTSTDSGEVLVSDASGNIYLIGMARAGSSIDGQAFTGSDDILIQKFDSTGTKLFTKLIGTTASDSVTTALVDSSGNLYIGGNSQGAFVGTNIDGNSDMFLIKFDSSGNELWRRQINNSGLENVREMVFDNSGNLWLCGYATQAFDGNATFGNNDMILTKYQSDGTKLFSRQFGTAFSDSCEAITRDTSGNLYIAGSTSGDFVGTNSDVTHSTSDIVLARIDLNGNLIWQKQYGGSANDDVFALKINSRSEIFVTGRTTSNLDGNTLLSASKFDFFLMKFDISGNLQ is encoded by the coding sequence GTGTGGTTTCAGCGAAATTTTAGTTCTGTAGCCATTTGTTCGGTCGCGCTTGCCTTTCTCGGCTGCTCTGCAGATAACCTGCTCGATACAACGGTGCGCGAAAGTATCGCCGCGCGCCAGGGTGCGGTGATAAGCAACGTTCAGATAACCAACGCCTTTACCAGCACTGCATCGACAAAAAATACGGCGACGATTGCGTTCGATCTGAGCGAAAAGGGAAAGTATTCGATCGTCGCCGGTGCGTGTGAATCGGGTTCTGAGCTCGTTGCCAAATCAAACAGCGAGGCCGGCGCTGTGAGCGTTTCTATATCCGCATCATCGCTTTCGTCTGGCGCCAATAGCCTCAAGATCTGTTATTGGGAACCCGTGCGCGGTCTGCTTTCAGATTCGTATACGGTGGTGTTGAACCGCGATGATACAGCACCGACGATTGTTTCGTCAACCCCTGCTGACAATGCGGTGCGCGCCGATACCGATACGAATATCACGATTGTTTTTTCTGAACCGGTAGTTCTGCCGGGCGACACGGCGACGGGCATTGCCGTCAGCAATAATCAGGGCAACGTTGCGGGCGTGGCGACGCTGAACGCCAGCGGTGAAACACTCACGTTTCAGCCGACAGTTGCTTTCGGCTATACGAAGAATATTGAAGTGCAGATTCTCGCTGGCATTACCGACCGAGCCGGCAATGCTGTCACGGCCGCAACGCGGCGTTTTGCCACGCGCTTCACAATTCAGGCGGGCACGCTCGGCTCAGACATGGCGACAGCCCTCGCGCTCGATAGCAGCGATAATATCTATGTTGTGGGCACGGCCGAGGGCAGCCTCAACGGCGAGCCATACCAAACCGGTGCGCGCGATGCATTTCTCGTAAAATATGATTCGTATGGGCAGCGCACGTTCACGCGCATGATCAGCAGTTCGAGCACGCTGAGCTCAGGAAACGATAGTTTTCAGGCAGTGCTGGTCGATACGTCGGGTAACATTTTTACCGCAGGCCTGTCGTTCGGTTCGACGACGATCACATTCGACGGTATCACCAAGTTCGGCAGTAACGATGCGTTTCTGATGAAATACGCGAGCGACGGTACGAAATTGTCGACGCACCTCGTCGGTTCAACGAGTACCGATTCGGGTGAAGTGCTCGTGAGCGATGCATCGGGCAACATCTATCTGATCGGCATGGCACGGGCGGGTTCGTCAATTGACGGGCAGGCTTTTACCGGCAGCGACGATATTCTCATACAAAAGTTTGACTCAACCGGCACGAAACTATTCACAAAACTCATCGGCACCACTGCAAGCGACAGCGTGACCACCGCGCTGGTCGACAGTTCGGGTAATCTTTATATTGGCGGCAATTCGCAGGGGGCATTCGTTGGCACGAATATTGATGGCAACTCAGATATGTTTCTGATAAAGTTCGACAGCAGTGGCAACGAACTCTGGCGGCGCCAGATCAATAATTCAGGTCTTGAAAACGTGCGCGAGATGGTGTTCGACAACAGCGGCAATCTTTGGCTCTGCGGTTATGCGACGCAGGCATTCGATGGCAATGCGACCTTTGGCAATAACGACATGATTCTGACGAAGTACCAGAGTGATGGCACAAAACTTTTCAGCCGCCAGTTTGGTACGGCCTTTTCTGACAGCTGCGAAGCGATCACGAGGGATACCAGCGGTAACCTCTATATTGCCGGCAGCACATCTGGCGATTTTGTCGGCACCAACAGCGATGTGACGCATTCGACCTCTGACATCGTTCTCGCGCGCATCGATCTGAACGGCAATCTTATCTGGCAAAAACAATACGGCGGTTCAGCCAACGACGATGTATTCGCGCTGAAGATTAATTCTCGCAGCGAGATATTTGTGACAGGTCGCACCACCTCGAATCTTGACGGCAATACGCTGCTCTCGGCTTCAAAGTTTGATTTCTTTCTGATGAAATTCGATATCTCGGGAAACCTGCAGTAA
- a CDS encoding SpoIIE family protein phosphatase gives MRLRYKISLLLAAIILAGVLPVSVYIVDTQEKERLAAATSRGDVQAKLFARSVFNILLMNAGEVKSARIDARELSAIYKGLEKEGLLTAIAYLTSAQPARDKIIIAGFDRQGSPLPEVFGNSSAAWASSPFGLVDCGANDEKCLRFIASVGPTGKPAALTVELVYSLAEVTAPIYRLRAILYSTIAGVIALLLLAGFFIARRVTQPVHDLMQGVENLEKNATVSEISTSSGDELGQLARAFNRMAKTIDQSMTELKVKNAELKELDRLKDDFLAVTSHELKTPLNGIIGLSGTLLDGATGELSAPLRSNIQVIRSSGIRLAALVDKILQVAELRNTKVSITPMPVDLRQLLDEVKTLMQPGAEAKHLAFRLEAPDDLPMVMADRDRLAQILYNLAGNAVKFTEKGEVTLGASHQNGVIRIAVKDTGIGIAAADQSRIFNSFEQLESSDTRRYGGIGLGLSVSKQLAELHGTHIHVNSTPGKGSEFWFELNSVAAAPAARLPETTPLPLERLSESIANEMRARVTENPKETAGTPTKRGYNILLVDDEPVNLQVLVNQLSLVGYKVTVAESGKEAINYMEHEPVPDAILLDVMMPGMSGYDVSRILRNKYTSYEVPILMLTAKNRSEDVIRGFEAGANDYISKPIESEVLLARVKTAISLKESVREKDMLENLQRELSVAQKIQQALLPVKYPQMPGLRIAARYYPMAEIGGDFYDFVEHEEGLGVLIADVSGHGIPAALIASMVKMAFSLNRHLAPRPGKMLTALNQILCDKVDNHFVTASYYFIDFKGRKVLHASAGHPPLYFVSRPSGTIQERKTRGSFLGVFPEIQHEEGEDSLESGIRLLQVTDGVVENRSRAGHEFGYNRLRDIILKTTQLDSEEMADSLMKELREHNPEYFDDDVTFVLIDYTAES, from the coding sequence ATGCGCCTTCGCTATAAAATTTCTCTGCTGCTTGCCGCGATTATTCTCGCAGGCGTCTTGCCTGTCTCTGTCTACATCGTCGACACGCAAGAGAAAGAACGCCTTGCGGCTGCAACGAGCCGCGGCGACGTGCAGGCGAAACTTTTCGCGCGCAGCGTTTTTAATATTCTGCTGATGAATGCGGGCGAAGTCAAGTCGGCACGCATCGACGCGCGCGAGCTCAGCGCGATCTACAAAGGTCTTGAAAAAGAAGGATTGCTCACTGCCATAGCATATTTAACTTCAGCGCAACCTGCACGCGACAAAATCATCATCGCGGGCTTTGACCGACAGGGCAGTCCGCTGCCTGAGGTGTTCGGAAACAGCTCCGCTGCGTGGGCCTCTTCGCCTTTCGGGCTCGTCGACTGCGGCGCAAATGATGAAAAGTGCCTGCGCTTCATTGCATCGGTCGGCCCGACAGGCAAACCTGCAGCGCTGACCGTCGAATTGGTCTACAGCCTCGCCGAGGTGACTGCGCCCATCTACCGTTTGCGGGCAATCTTGTATTCGACGATTGCAGGTGTCATTGCACTGCTCTTGCTCGCGGGCTTCTTTATAGCGCGACGCGTGACGCAGCCCGTGCACGATCTGATGCAGGGCGTTGAGAATCTCGAAAAAAATGCGACTGTCAGCGAGATCAGCACGAGCTCGGGCGACGAGCTCGGCCAGTTGGCACGCGCCTTCAACCGCATGGCGAAAACGATCGACCAGTCGATGACCGAACTAAAGGTCAAGAACGCAGAACTCAAAGAGCTCGACAGGCTTAAAGACGACTTTCTGGCGGTGACTTCGCACGAACTCAAAACCCCTTTAAATGGTATTATTGGTCTTTCGGGCACTCTGCTCGACGGCGCGACCGGCGAACTGTCAGCCCCGCTGCGCAGCAACATTCAGGTGATACGGTCGAGCGGCATTCGGCTCGCCGCACTCGTCGATAAAATTCTGCAGGTGGCAGAACTTCGCAATACCAAGGTGTCGATTACACCGATGCCGGTCGATCTGCGGCAGCTGCTCGACGAAGTTAAAACGCTGATGCAGCCTGGTGCAGAGGCCAAACACCTGGCGTTCAGACTTGAAGCGCCTGACGACCTGCCGATGGTCATGGCAGACCGCGACCGGCTGGCGCAGATATTGTATAACCTCGCCGGCAACGCGGTCAAATTCACAGAGAAAGGCGAGGTAACACTCGGTGCGAGCCACCAGAACGGCGTCATCAGAATCGCTGTGAAAGATACCGGTATTGGCATCGCCGCCGCAGACCAGTCCCGTATCTTCAACTCATTCGAACAACTCGAGTCATCGGATACGCGGCGTTATGGCGGCATTGGTCTCGGGCTTTCGGTCAGCAAACAGCTCGCCGAATTGCACGGCACACACATTCATGTGAACTCGACCCCCGGTAAGGGCAGCGAATTCTGGTTTGAACTGAACTCGGTCGCCGCTGCACCTGCGGCCCGGCTGCCCGAAACAACCCCGTTACCGCTCGAGCGGCTTTCAGAATCGATTGCCAATGAAATGCGGGCGCGTGTGACAGAAAATCCGAAAGAAACAGCTGGCACGCCCACGAAGCGTGGTTACAACATTCTGCTCGTCGACGACGAACCCGTCAACCTGCAGGTGCTCGTCAACCAGCTGTCGCTCGTCGGCTACAAAGTGACCGTGGCCGAGAGCGGCAAAGAGGCAATCAACTATATGGAACACGAACCTGTGCCCGACGCCATTCTGCTCGATGTGATGATGCCCGGCATGTCGGGTTACGACGTCAGTCGCATCTTGCGCAATAAATACACTTCGTATGAAGTGCCGATTCTGATGCTCACGGCCAAGAACCGTAGCGAAGATGTGATTCGGGGCTTCGAGGCGGGCGCGAACGACTATATCAGCAAACCGATCGAATCTGAAGTTTTGCTCGCAAGGGTCAAGACGGCGATCTCTCTCAAAGAATCGGTACGTGAAAAAGACATGCTCGAAAATCTGCAGCGGGAGCTTTCGGTTGCGCAAAAGATTCAGCAGGCTCTGCTGCCGGTAAAATACCCGCAGATGCCGGGGCTTCGCATCGCTGCGCGCTATTACCCCATGGCCGAAATCGGCGGTGACTTCTACGATTTTGTCGAACACGAAGAAGGCCTGGGCGTGCTGATCGCCGATGTATCGGGGCATGGAATACCCGCGGCGCTCATTGCGAGCATGGTCAAGATGGCATTCTCACTCAACCGCCATCTGGCTCCCCGACCAGGTAAAATGCTAACGGCGCTCAACCAGATTCTTTGCGATAAGGTCGACAACCACTTTGTGACGGCGAGTTACTATTTCATCGATTTCAAAGGGCGCAAGGTTCTGCACGCCAGCGCAGGTCACCCCCCGCTGTATTTCGTGTCGCGCCCCTCAGGCACGATTCAAGAACGCAAAACGCGGGGCAGCTTTCTGGGCGTATTTCCCGAGATTCAGCATGAAGAAGGCGAAGACAGCCTCGAATCGGGAATTCGCCTGCTGCAGGTCACCGACGGCGTTGTCGAGAACCGGTCGCGCGCGGGTCATGAGTTTGGCTATAACCGGCTGCGGGATATCATTCTCAAAACAACGCAGCTCGACAGCGAAGAAATGGCAGACAGCCTTATGAAAGAGCTGCGCGAACACAACCCCGAGTACTTTGACGACGATGTCACTTTCGTGCTGATTGATTACACTGCCGAAAGTTAG
- a CDS encoding YiiX family permuted papain-like enzyme, with the protein MRVSKLIAPAIFISALTAAEPQLQVKNGDVIFQTTASSQSKAIQLATHSRYSHVGIVYFEKGRAMVLEAVQPVRVTPLKKFLARSVGGHYAVKRLKNADAVLTPAILKKMQSVGRNYIGKNYDWAFGWSDDRIYCSELVWKIYQQGAGIELAATKKLREFDLSHPAVKAKLKERYGSRVPLDEPVVAPSQLYESGLLENIFVNE; encoded by the coding sequence ATGCGAGTCTCAAAACTCATTGCGCCTGCCATCTTCATCTCGGCGCTCACCGCAGCAGAACCTCAGCTGCAGGTGAAGAACGGCGACGTCATTTTTCAAACGACTGCATCCTCACAAAGCAAGGCGATTCAACTGGCGACGCACTCGCGTTACTCTCATGTCGGCATCGTCTATTTCGAAAAAGGTCGCGCGATGGTGCTCGAAGCAGTGCAGCCGGTGCGCGTGACGCCGCTCAAAAAGTTTCTCGCGCGCAGCGTCGGCGGGCACTACGCGGTGAAGCGCCTGAAAAATGCGGATGCAGTTCTCACACCGGCCATTCTCAAAAAGATGCAGTCGGTCGGACGAAATTACATCGGCAAAAATTATGACTGGGCTTTCGGCTGGTCAGATGACCGCATCTATTGCTCTGAACTCGTGTGGAAAATCTACCAGCAGGGTGCAGGCATCGAACTTGCCGCGACCAAAAAATTACGGGAGTTCGATCTCTCTCACCCGGCGGTGAAGGCGAAGCTCAAAGAGCGCTACGGCAGTCGAGTGCCCCTCGACGAACCGGTCGTTGCGCCGAGCCAGCTCTATGAGTCGGGGTTGCTCGAGAATATTTTTGTGAATGAGTAA
- a CDS encoding type II toxin-antitoxin system VapC family toxin, protein MKVFFDSDVLLDVLAERINHYEKSAEALSLSEFKKVRGYTSSLILCNLHYMLRKLTDEKTARAKIETILALLEIIDLKKDDILNALTLQMPDFEDAVQVSIATRTNMAWILTRNIRDYKKSAVKPISPQDFIELGYGS, encoded by the coding sequence ATGAAAGTTTTTTTTGATTCCGACGTTCTGCTCGATGTTTTAGCCGAACGTATAAATCACTATGAAAAATCAGCCGAAGCTTTGAGTCTTTCAGAATTCAAAAAAGTACGAGGCTATACCTCTTCACTGATTTTATGTAACCTGCATTATATGCTTCGAAAGCTTACGGACGAAAAAACAGCGCGCGCGAAGATAGAAACCATATTGGCCCTATTAGAGATTATTGACTTAAAGAAAGATGATATTTTAAACGCCCTAACTTTGCAAATGCCTGATTTTGAGGATGCGGTTCAAGTTAGTATTGCCACGAGAACAAATATGGCATGGATTCTGACTCGAAATATCAGAGACTACAAAAAATCAGCAGTAAAGCCCATTTCACCGCAAGATTTTATCGAACTTGGCTACGGCAGCTAA
- a CDS encoding DUF6364 family protein, whose product MSAAKLTLKLEKSAIRKAKTYAKANRTSLSRIVEAYFNEISTTSNGSANPKISPLVRSLSGVIKNKDIDYKKELTKILSEKHGVH is encoded by the coding sequence ATGAGCGCCGCAAAACTTACATTAAAACTTGAAAAATCAGCAATTCGCAAAGCAAAAACCTATGCCAAGGCCAACAGAACTAGCTTATCAAGAATAGTTGAAGCGTATTTTAACGAGATTTCGACAACATCCAACGGGTCAGCCAATCCCAAGATTTCACCGCTGGTGCGCTCTTTATCTGGCGTCATCAAGAACAAAGATATTGATTACAAAAAAGAGCTGACGAAAATCCTGAGTGAAAAGCATGGCGTCCACTGA